In Pseudoliparis swirei isolate HS2019 ecotype Mariana Trench chromosome 11, NWPU_hadal_v1, whole genome shotgun sequence, a genomic segment contains:
- the LOC130201668 gene encoding gastrula zinc finger protein XlCGF57.1-like translates to MLTHTGEKSFSCSVCKTSFAQSNQLKSHMFTHTGEKPFSCLVCKTSFRHSGTLRSHMLTHTGEKSFSCSVCKTSFAQSNQLKSHMFTHTGEKPFSCSVCKTSFSQSGTLKSHMLTHTGEKPFSCSVCKTSFAQSNQLNIHMLTHTGKKHFSCSVCKTPFRHSGTLRSHMLIHTGEKPFSCSVCKRSFSQRGPLNSHMFTHTGEKPFSCSVCKRSFAQRGPLKSHMFTHTGEKPFSCSVCKTSFAQSNQLKSHMFTHTGEKPFSCSVCKRSFAQRGPLKSHMFTHTGEKPFSCSVCKRSFRHRGTLKSHMLTHTRENSF, encoded by the coding sequence atgttaactcacacaggagagaaatctttcagctgctcagtctgtaaaacatcttttgcacagagcaatcagttaaagagtcacatgttcactcacacaggagagaaacctttcagctgcttagtctgtaaaacatcttttagacACAGTGGAACTTTaaggagtcacatgttaactcacacaggagagaaatctttcagctgctcagtctgtaaaacatcttttgcacagagcaatcagttaaagagtcacatgttcactcacacaggagagaaacctttcagctgctcagtctgtaaaacatctttttcaCAGAGcggaactttaaagagtcacatgttaactcacacaggagagaaaccgtttagctgctcagtctgtaaaacatcttttgcacagagCAATCAGTTAAAtattcacatgttaactcacacaggaaagaaacatttcagctgctcagtctgtaaaacaccTTTTAGACACAGTGGAACTTTAAGGAGTCACATGTTaattcacacaggagagaaacctttcagctgctcagtctgtaaaagatctttttcACAGAGAGGACCTTTAAAcagtcacatgttcactcacacaggagagaaacctttcagctgctcagtctgtaaaagatcttttgcacagagaggacctttaaagagtcacatgttcactcacacaggagagaaacctttcagctgctcagtctgtaaaacatcttttgcacagagcaatcagttaaagagtcacatgttcactcacacaggagagaaacctttcagctgctcagtctgtaaaagatcttttgcacagagaggacctttaaagagtcacatgttcactcacacaggagagaaacctttcagctgctcagtctgtaaaagatcttttagacacagaggaactttaaagagtcacatgttaactcacacaagagagaactcattttag